A stretch of DNA from Arthrobacter globiformis:
CGGGCTTCCACCGCCGCGCCGTCCTATTTCGAACCGGAAACCATCTCCATCACGGGTGGACGAAATGTGAGCCCCGTGACTGGCAGTTTCATCGATGGTGGGGTCAGTCCTTTCAACAACCCTGCACTTCAGGCGCTAATGTACGCCGTTCTGGAAGGTTACCGAGTGGTCTGGGAGACCGGTTCAGACAAGCTGCTGCTCGTATCGGTTGGTACAGGTGCGGCCGATCCCGCCGTCAGTAAGGCCAAACTGACGGCAAGCCACGCCCTGCGGGCGCTGAAATCTGTGCTGCAGGACTGCGCGGTTCAGCAGGAAACAATGCTCCAGTGGATGTCCGCCAGCCCAACCGCAAGGATCATCGATCGGGAACTGGGCGGGCTGGAGGGCGATCTGCTAAGCGGTGCTCCAGTGATGAGTTATCTGCGTTATAACGTGGACCTGCGGCCGGAGAGTGTCCGGAGGCTGGACGGAACCCTTGCCACGATGGACACCAGCGCTCTTAGCGCCATGGATGCCCCGGGCAATATGGAGGTCCTGCACCGGCTGGGCAGGCTGGCCGCTGCACAGGATGTGCGGGACACTGATTTTGATGCGGTTTTTGACCTGCCACCGGCGTAAACGGAAGGGACGACTCATGAGCGAGCTCCGCCGCTACAGACGCCTACCGGACCAGTACGTCGTCGCAATTCCTTTGCGCCTGGACACAGATGGGTTCAGCTACCGCAAGTGGGGCGGCGAGCAGCATTGCAAGCCTGGTGACTGGCTGGTGGACGACGACGGCGATATCCACACCGTCGACGCGGACGTCTTCGCTGCCACCTACCGCCAGATCCGCCGAGGTGCCTACGTTAAATCCACCCCCGTTTGGGCCGAATTTGCGCGTGAAGCGGGCAGTGTGGCCACCAAGGAAGGCCGCACCAGCTACAACAAGGGCGACGTCGTCGTGTTTAACAACGAAGACGGGACCGACGGTTACGCCATGACCGCCGAAAGATTCAATTCACGGTACGAACCGGACCAATGAGGTTTCACGGCTGGTTAGCCGGTCAGCAGAAGACTAAAGAAAAGCCTCGGGCGTGCCAGCTGCAACTTATTTCCATGCATTCCGGATTGCTGAGCGCTGCAGTGCCCAAGCCGCCAATGCGAGAAATGCCACGGCCTGGAGCCTCAGAAAGGCAACGTCGATGAGCCACTGCTGGGCCGTTGGGTCGTACAGCTGGTCTGCTTCGGCTACAGCGGCTTCTGGAGGCCTGTGGTCGTGACTGTGGCGGCGTACCCAAAGCGCGCAGGCAGCAGCCACGACACTTGTTCCAAGCCGACGCGTCCGGATAGTGCGAACAGCCCACCACGCAGAACAACCTGCGCCACGACCAAGGCGAGGAGTGCTGGCATGGTTTGCACCGTCGACGTGGACTTGGCTGAGCAGATATGCGCTAGGAGACAGGCCGGCTGCCAGCTCCCGCCGGTAGATGGGCGGTTCTGCCTTTGCCGCGCATTTCCCAGATGCCGTGGTCCATACGGTTGAGGTTGTTTTCGACGAACCAAAGCATGTTTGTCTGGAGCGGCCAGGAGAAATGATCCTCATGCACGCCACGCTCGCGGAGTTTCGCTAGGGCCACCATGACTTCACCAACAATGTCGCCTTGGTATTGGTAGACCGCCCGATTGCCGATCCCCACTGGGCCATGGAAGCCATCGGTCATCCTGGCTTCCAAGGCCAACGCACGTAGCGAGCAATAGCGGTAGTCCCACTTTCGTTGGCCACCGAACTGTTCGGTCAGCGATGTGGTGGGGGCAGCCACAATACCCCCGGTCCTCTCGTGCGTCAGCGCGCGCAAGACGAGCAGCGAGCGTTGTACTTCCTCGTCGTAGTTACCTTGCGAGACGTAGTTGCTGGACCATCTTCTCCAGGAGGTGCCGGTCGTCTGCAGCGCGAGTTCGACGTCGGCTACCGCCGGCGGAACCTCGTGGGAGGAGAAGGCATGCAACTGCAGATCAATGGTCTGACCAGCCTACACAGTGAATGTCCCCAGGCGAATAATCGGAGGCGGCGCGGGGGAGAACTTCCGCCCTCAGCATGACGGTCTGGGGCCCGGCGACGGCCAGCAGCACCTCTCCGTCGTCGTCGTATATTCGATGGACCCAGGGCGGAATCTTTCCGTACCCGAACGGCAGTTGCAGTCCTTGGCGCATCAGAACGCAACCCTCAAGCCCTTGAATTCTGCGAACCAAGGTAGTGCCGCTTCCAGCGGGGCCGGGTCGCGGAAGAACCGCACTGACCGTTATTGGTGTTCATCAATGCCGAGCATCCGCATGCCAGGGCATCGTCGGGCAGGGCCAGCGCCGCGGAATCCGCTGGACCCACCAGGAGACACCGAACAAGGAGGCAGCAGCCTCCGCCGCGGCCCGTCCTGAACCGATTGCTCCCAAGGCCAAGAATCGATGACCCCCCGGCCTCAACAGGGGATTGCTTAAGAGATACAAGTCCCCAACCGTGCCAGCACGGAAGCGCGAACCACAACAAGACCACACTATTGATTTACCGGATCAAAGACAGATTCGGCACATAAGGCCCACAACAAAGATCGCCACAAGATGACGGGCGCCGGGTCTGACAAAGTCGAATATCACCTTTCAAGATTGGAAATTCCAGTGTTTCAGAATCGCACTCCTGCAACAGGAATACCTTCCCCTGCCAAGCCTCGCCGACTGATTACCAAAATGGCTGCAGGTGCCTCTCGCTAAGTGTCGGAGCGCTTTCCGCCATGGCGGCCGCCCCTGCCGCGCAAGCGGCGATGTCGGCCACCAACGGCCATTCCGGAGGCCTCATTGTTCCGTTCGTCTCGCTCTGCGCGGCACTTCTTGAAAAGTGAAGCTGGTCCGGACGCAGATGTCCGCCACCCTTCACACACAACCACCTTTTACAAACAAGCTGGCAGGAAGATCCCCAACCCTGGCCAGGCTCATGGCAGGGGAACGAGGAAGAACATGCCGATTATCAAACACCCGCACCTGTTCAACGAGCAGAGCCTGTTCGTCGACCTGGAAGGCGTGCTGGGCTGCCGCCTCTTTCTGAAGATCGAGGGGTTCAATTTCGCCGGCTCAATCAAGCTCAAGCCCGCACGGGAGATGGTTGAGCGCGCCGAGCGGGAGGGGCTGATCGGCCCCGGCTCCATCCTCGTGGAGTCCTCCTCAGGCAACCTCGGCGTCGCGCTCAGCATGATCGCCGCCAGCAAGGGATACCGCTTCGTGTGCGTGATCGATCCGCGCTGCAACCCGGCAACCCGGCAACTCATGGAGTCGCTCGGGGCACAGGTGGACCTGGTCACCGAACCGGATCCCGTCGACGGCTTCCTCGGAGCCCGGCTTAACCACGTGCGGGATCTGTGCGCGTCCGACGAGCGGTACATCTGGCTCAACCAGTACACCAATCCCGGCAACTGGGGAGCGCACTACCGTTGGACTGCACCCGAGATCTCCAATCAGTTCCCCGACCTGGACGTGCTCTTCGTGGGAGCCGGGACAACGGGGACCCTGATGGGTTGCGCGCGGTACTTCCGTGAGCACCGGCCCGATGTCCGGATTGTCGCGGTCGACGCCGCAGGATCGGTCTCTTTCGGCGGCCAGCCGGGCACCCGCCTGATCCCGGGACTGGGCA
This window harbors:
- the sbnA gene encoding 2,3-diaminopropionate biosynthesis protein SbnA, whose protein sequence is MPIIKHPHLFNEQSLFVDLEGVLGCRLFLKIEGFNFAGSIKLKPAREMVERAEREGLIGPGSILVESSSGNLGVALSMIAASKGYRFVCVIDPRCNPATRQLMESLGAQVDLVTEPDPVDGFLGARLNHVRDLCASDERYIWLNQYTNPGNWGAHYRWTAPEISNQFPDLDVLFVGAGTTGTLMGCARYFREHRPDVRIVAVDAAGSVSFGGQPGTRLIPGLGMSVRPPQLDESLIDDVVMVEELDTVRACHRLAAAGFMLGGSTGTVVHGAMSWLADHNAQDLTAVAISPDMGRPYLDTIYNPDWVHDHFGAAALATAGLAEATGDLTQAPGRQSDRVLEPQRPARVPVAAYVATAALGNFLK
- a CDS encoding glycoside hydrolase family 15 protein, with translation MHAFSSHEVPPAVADVELALQTTGTSWRRWSSNYVSQGNYDEEVQRSLLVLRALTHERTGGIVAAPTTSLTEQFGGQRKWDYRYCSLRALALEARMTDGFHGPVGIGNRAVYQYQGDIVGEVMVALAKLRERGVHEDHFSWPLQTNMLWFVENNLNRMDHGIWEMRGKGRTAHLPAGAGSRPVS
- a CDS encoding patatin-like phospholipase family protein, whose product is MPYQILTRDQHFLSDGKPKRILSLDGGGLRGILSLGILGKIEGLLRERHGGGNDFRLCHYFDLIAGTSTGAIIAAALAQGWTVGELTDKYFSLGRRVFERGLIRQILLRAKYDEQSLVAELKDVFGADTTLGGPKLLTGLLIVIKRLDSGSPWPVSNNPHGRYFVAADNGRMGNGDYPLWQVVRASTAAPSYFEPETISITGGRNVSPVTGSFIDGGVSPFNNPALQALMYAVLEGYRVVWETGSDKLLLVSVGTGAADPAVSKAKLTASHALRALKSVLQDCAVQQETMLQWMSASPTARIIDRELGGLEGDLLSGAPVMSYLRYNVDLRPESVRRLDGTLATMDTSALSAMDAPGNMEVLHRLGRLAAAQDVRDTDFDAVFDLPPA